The proteins below come from a single Longimicrobium sp. genomic window:
- a CDS encoding glycosyltransferase family 4 protein: MKILLTTDTLGGVWDHTVTLACELSAAGHDVLVAALGEVRDERLAHLSAGVQVTSRPYKLEWMPGAGDDVRAAAGWLRGLAEVWNADVVHLNQMAYAAFGFSVPVVAAVHSDVLSWWTHVLGGDAPMDEWGQYAEWVREGLLAADAVVTPTQYQATLLVRHYDVRGARVIYNGVELAAGDDPRPRTEFCALSVGRLWDRGKGVDTLDAAAGLLGAAFPAVHVLGETMSPHGDRYEPRHLRAHGRVERSEVDEWMRRASVYVAPSRYEPFGLAPLEAALHGCALVLSDIGTFRELWHGCAEFVPPGDAEALAVALRGLRDDPARVARLAEGARKRALRRYTSGRMAEEYIALYRQLAQRHAVRDRAQAATAAAP; the protein is encoded by the coding sequence ATGAAGATACTCCTCACGACCGACACACTCGGCGGGGTGTGGGACCACACGGTGACGCTGGCGTGCGAGCTGAGCGCGGCGGGGCACGACGTGCTGGTCGCCGCGCTGGGCGAGGTGCGCGACGAGCGGCTGGCGCACCTCTCCGCGGGCGTCCAGGTCACCTCGCGCCCCTACAAGCTGGAGTGGATGCCCGGCGCGGGCGACGACGTGCGCGCCGCCGCCGGCTGGCTGCGCGGGCTGGCCGAGGTGTGGAACGCGGACGTGGTGCACCTCAACCAGATGGCGTACGCGGCGTTCGGCTTCTCCGTGCCCGTCGTGGCGGCGGTGCACAGCGACGTGCTCTCCTGGTGGACGCACGTGCTGGGCGGCGACGCGCCGATGGACGAGTGGGGGCAGTACGCGGAGTGGGTGCGCGAAGGGCTCCTCGCCGCGGACGCGGTGGTGACGCCCACCCAGTACCAGGCCACCCTCCTCGTGCGCCACTACGACGTGCGGGGGGCGCGCGTCATCTACAACGGCGTGGAGCTCGCCGCCGGCGACGATCCGCGGCCGCGCACCGAGTTCTGCGCGCTCAGCGTGGGGCGGCTGTGGGACCGCGGCAAGGGAGTGGACACGCTGGACGCCGCCGCCGGGCTGCTGGGCGCGGCCTTCCCGGCCGTCCACGTGCTGGGCGAGACGATGTCGCCGCACGGCGACCGCTACGAGCCGCGCCACCTGCGTGCGCACGGCCGCGTGGAGCGGTCGGAGGTGGACGAGTGGATGCGGCGCGCCTCCGTGTACGTGGCGCCCTCGCGCTACGAGCCGTTCGGGCTGGCGCCGCTGGAGGCCGCGCTGCACGGCTGCGCGCTGGTGCTGAGCGACATCGGCACCTTTCGCGAGCTGTGGCACGGGTGCGCGGAGTTCGTGCCGCCCGGAGACGCGGAGGCGCTGGCCGTGGCGCTCCGCGGGCTGCGCGACGACCCGGCGCGGGTGGCGCGGCTGGCGGAAGGTGCGCGCAAGCGTGCGCTCCGCCGCTACACCAGCGGCCGCATGGCCGAGGAGTACATCGCATTGTACCGGCAGCTCGCGCAGCGCCACGCCGTCCGCGACCGCGCGCAGGCCGCCACCGCAGCCGCTCCATGA
- a CDS encoding Gfo/Idh/MocA family oxidoreductase, translating to MTDALLEERTDALTHSRTPRLGFLGVGWIGRHRMEAIARAGFGTVAAVSDPSPEMTAAARETAPDAEVADGLDALLEMGLDGIVIATPSALHAEQSIRALEAGVAVFCQKPLGRTADEVRRVVDAARSADRLLSVDLSYRFTEGMRHIRERIEGGELGRVYAVDLTFHNAYGPDKPWFYDPALSGGGCVMDLGVHLVDLALWTLGFPAVDSVDGKLFAGGEPLRDAAKQVEDYAVASIGLQDGTAVRLACSWRLSAGQDAVIAADFYGTGGGAALRNVNGSFFDFTAELFHGTSRETLATPPDEWGGRAGVDWARRLAAGERFDAASERLVDVAAVLDRIYGR from the coding sequence GTGACCGACGCGCTGCTCGAAGAACGCACTGACGCACTTACGCACTCACGCACTCCCCGCTTGGGATTCCTGGGTGTCGGCTGGATTGGCCGGCACCGCATGGAGGCCATCGCGCGCGCCGGCTTCGGCACGGTGGCTGCCGTCTCCGATCCGTCGCCGGAGATGACGGCGGCGGCGCGCGAGACCGCCCCGGACGCCGAGGTGGCGGACGGACTCGATGCGCTGCTGGAGATGGGGCTGGATGGGATCGTCATCGCCACGCCGAGCGCGCTGCACGCCGAGCAGTCGATCCGCGCCCTCGAAGCAGGCGTCGCGGTGTTCTGCCAGAAGCCGCTCGGGCGCACGGCGGACGAGGTGCGGCGCGTGGTGGATGCGGCGCGGTCCGCTGACCGGCTCCTCTCCGTCGACCTGTCGTATCGCTTCACCGAGGGGATGCGCCACATCCGCGAGCGGATCGAGGGGGGCGAGCTGGGGCGGGTGTACGCGGTGGACCTGACCTTCCACAACGCGTACGGCCCGGACAAGCCCTGGTTCTACGATCCCGCTCTCTCCGGCGGCGGGTGCGTGATGGATCTGGGGGTGCACCTGGTGGACCTGGCGCTCTGGACCCTCGGCTTCCCGGCCGTCGATTCGGTGGATGGGAAGCTCTTCGCGGGCGGCGAGCCGCTGCGGGACGCGGCGAAGCAGGTGGAGGACTACGCAGTCGCCTCCATCGGGCTCCAGGACGGTACGGCGGTGCGGCTGGCCTGCTCCTGGCGCCTTTCGGCCGGCCAGGACGCGGTGATCGCGGCCGACTTCTACGGCACGGGCGGCGGCGCGGCGCTCCGCAACGTGAACGGCTCCTTCTTCGACTTCACCGCCGAGCTCTTCCACGGCACCTCCCGCGAAACGCTCGCGACGCCGCCGGACGAGTGGGGCGGGCGCGCGGGAGTGGATTGGGCGCGGCGGCTGGCGGCGGGGGAGCGCTTCGATGCGGCCAGCGAGCGGCTGGTGGACGTGGCGGCCGTGCTCGACCGCATTTACGGTCGATGA
- a CDS encoding glycosyltransferase — protein MHLTFFGSSLVSSYWNGAATYYRGLLRALHERGHRITFCEPDAYGRQQNRDLAVDPSYARVIVYRTEDERDELMERAFADSEWVIKCSGVGVWDAELEAAVAARAGGEVMTAFLDVDAPATLGRIAADAADPFRAHIPRYDHILTYGGGPPVVAEYERWGARACTPIYNGLDPEEHRPLPRDGAPKWDLLFMGNRLPDREARVNEFFFRAASLCPEARFALGGEGWGDRGMPANVEYLGHVPTARHNEVNAAARLVLNVHRDSMVQNGFSPATRMFEAAGAAACQVTDAWVGIDEFFAPGDEILVAASAEEVAALVRSTGDDEARRIGEAARRRAIEAHTYGQRAALLDSILRAPVGSAA, from the coding sequence ATGCATCTGACCTTCTTCGGATCGTCGCTCGTATCGTCGTACTGGAACGGCGCGGCGACGTACTACCGGGGCCTCCTGCGCGCCCTCCACGAGCGCGGCCACCGCATCACCTTCTGCGAGCCGGACGCCTACGGCCGCCAGCAGAACCGCGACCTGGCGGTGGACCCGTCTTACGCCCGCGTCATCGTCTACCGCACCGAGGACGAGCGCGATGAGCTGATGGAGCGCGCGTTCGCGGACAGCGAGTGGGTGATCAAGTGTAGCGGAGTGGGCGTCTGGGACGCTGAATTGGAGGCAGCCGTCGCCGCGCGCGCCGGCGGCGAGGTGATGACGGCCTTTCTGGACGTGGACGCGCCGGCCACGCTGGGGCGCATCGCGGCGGACGCGGCTGACCCCTTCCGCGCGCACATTCCGCGTTACGATCACATCCTCACCTACGGCGGGGGACCGCCGGTGGTGGCGGAGTACGAGCGGTGGGGCGCCCGCGCGTGCACCCCCATCTACAACGGCCTGGACCCAGAGGAGCACCGCCCCCTGCCGCGCGACGGTGCGCCGAAGTGGGACCTCCTCTTCATGGGGAACCGCCTGCCGGACCGCGAGGCGCGCGTGAACGAGTTCTTCTTTCGCGCCGCCTCACTGTGCCCGGAGGCGCGCTTCGCCCTGGGCGGCGAGGGGTGGGGCGACCGCGGGATGCCCGCCAACGTCGAGTACCTGGGCCACGTCCCCACCGCGCGCCACAACGAGGTGAACGCGGCCGCGCGCCTGGTGCTCAACGTGCACCGCGACAGCATGGTACAGAACGGCTTCTCCCCCGCGACGCGCATGTTCGAGGCAGCCGGCGCCGCCGCGTGCCAGGTGACGGACGCATGGGTGGGCATCGACGAGTTCTTTGCGCCGGGCGACGAGATCCTGGTCGCCGCCAGCGCGGAAGAGGTGGCGGCGCTGGTGCGCTCAACTGGCGACGACGAGGCGCGGCGGATCGGCGAGGCGGCACGGAGGCGCGCGATCGAAGCGCACACCTACGGCCAGCGCGCGGCACTGCTGGACTCCATCCTGAGGGCACCCGTCGGGAGCGCGGCATGA
- a CDS encoding GDP-mannose 4,6-dehydratase has protein sequence MMNRGKREYVLITGGAGFVGSNLADALLREGERVIVADNFSRAGVRLNAAWLKATHGDRVRIENVDVADAARMRALVRESRQVFHLAAQVAVTTSLIDPALDLRTNIIGTFNVLEAARTMLNPPPILFTSTNKVYGGMEEVPVELGEGGYRYGGGLTGVTEEQPLDFHSPYGCSKGAADQYVHDYARIFGLPTVVFRMSCVYGTRQFGTEDQGWVAHFARAIRAGEGLTIYGDGQQVRDILWIDDLVRAMRLAMDRMGTVAGEVFNIGGGARNAVSVRTVIDRLHEISGSEVPVTMADWRPGDQRVYVSDTGKLERVLGWRPETSWKAGLEKLVAWLDEAKLDTALAEVEDEGALVKAGG, from the coding sequence ATGATGAACAGGGGTAAGCGCGAGTACGTGCTGATCACCGGCGGCGCCGGCTTCGTGGGCTCCAACCTGGCCGACGCCCTCCTCCGCGAGGGGGAGCGGGTGATCGTGGCCGACAACTTCTCCCGCGCCGGGGTGCGCCTCAACGCCGCCTGGCTCAAGGCCACCCACGGCGACCGGGTGCGCATCGAGAACGTGGACGTGGCGGATGCGGCGCGGATGCGCGCCCTGGTTCGCGAGAGCAGGCAGGTCTTCCACCTGGCGGCACAGGTGGCGGTCACCACCTCGCTGATCGACCCCGCGCTCGACCTGCGGACGAACATCATCGGCACCTTCAACGTGCTGGAGGCGGCGCGCACCATGCTCAACCCGCCGCCCATCCTCTTCACCAGCACCAACAAGGTGTACGGGGGGATGGAGGAGGTGCCGGTGGAGCTGGGGGAGGGCGGATACCGCTACGGTGGCGGCCTGACCGGCGTCACCGAGGAGCAGCCGCTCGACTTCCACTCGCCGTACGGGTGCAGCAAGGGCGCCGCCGACCAGTACGTGCACGACTACGCCCGCATCTTCGGACTCCCGACGGTGGTCTTCCGCATGAGCTGCGTGTACGGTACGCGCCAGTTCGGCACTGAGGATCAGGGGTGGGTGGCCCATTTCGCCCGCGCCATCCGCGCCGGCGAGGGGCTCACCATCTACGGCGATGGCCAGCAGGTGCGCGACATCCTCTGGATCGACGACCTGGTTCGTGCGATGCGGCTCGCGATGGACCGCATGGGCACGGTGGCGGGCGAGGTGTTCAACATCGGCGGCGGCGCGCGCAACGCGGTGTCGGTGCGCACGGTCATCGACCGGCTGCACGAGATCAGCGGCAGCGAAGTTCCCGTCACCATGGCCGACTGGCGCCCCGGCGACCAGCGCGTCTACGTCTCGGACACCGGGAAGCTGGAGCGCGTCCTCGGCTGGCGCCCGGAGACTTCGTGGAAAGCCGGCCTGGAAAAGCTCGTCGCATGGCTGGACGAAGCCAAGCTCGACACCGCCCTCGCGGAGGTGGAGGACGAGGGGGCGCTGGTGAAGGCGGGGGGGTGA
- a CDS encoding glycosyltransferase produces MRFVFFVHSAVSDWNHGNAHFLRGLMSSLARRGHTVISYEPRGAWSLENLLADHGVGPVVEFARAYPEIEVRSYDPAAPALDEAVAGADVVLVHEWNDPEVANAIPAAARRAGALVLFHDTHHRPWSQPEAIARFDLAAFDGVLAFGDVLREVYRDRFGVERAWTLHEAADTVRFRPLDVPKTQDVVWIGNWGDEERTQELRDFWLAPAARNRDLRWTAHGVRYPEYALKELREAGVEFRGWAPSLQVPEAFSSARATLHVPRRAYVEALAGIPTIRVFEALACGIPLVCAPWSDAEGLFRPGDYAVAETPAEMEATLLRLVRGEDEARRQAERGLETILARHTCDHRADELLHVVETLGAAGSAGTRPTAGTACI; encoded by the coding sequence ATGAGATTCGTCTTCTTCGTACACAGCGCCGTCTCGGACTGGAACCACGGCAACGCGCACTTCCTGCGCGGGCTGATGAGCTCGCTGGCGCGGCGCGGGCACACGGTGATCTCGTACGAGCCGCGCGGCGCCTGGTCGCTGGAGAACCTCCTGGCAGACCACGGCGTTGGGCCGGTGGTGGAGTTCGCCCGCGCGTACCCGGAGATCGAGGTGCGCTCGTACGACCCCGCCGCGCCCGCGCTGGACGAGGCCGTCGCCGGAGCGGACGTGGTGCTGGTGCACGAGTGGAACGATCCGGAGGTCGCCAACGCCATCCCGGCGGCCGCTCGGCGAGCGGGAGCGCTCGTACTCTTCCACGACACGCACCACCGGCCCTGGAGCCAGCCCGAAGCGATTGCCCGTTTCGACCTGGCGGCGTTCGACGGCGTGCTGGCCTTCGGCGACGTGCTGCGCGAGGTGTATCGCGACCGCTTCGGCGTGGAGCGCGCGTGGACGCTGCACGAGGCCGCCGACACCGTCCGCTTCCGCCCGCTGGACGTGCCGAAGACGCAGGACGTGGTTTGGATCGGCAACTGGGGCGACGAGGAGCGCACGCAGGAGCTGCGCGACTTCTGGCTGGCGCCCGCCGCGCGAAACCGAGACCTGCGCTGGACGGCGCACGGCGTCCGCTACCCGGAGTATGCCCTGAAGGAGCTGAGAGAAGCCGGGGTGGAGTTTCGCGGATGGGCGCCCTCGCTCCAGGTGCCGGAAGCATTCTCCTCCGCGCGCGCCACGCTGCACGTGCCGCGGCGCGCGTACGTGGAGGCGCTGGCGGGGATCCCCACCATCCGCGTTTTCGAGGCGCTCGCGTGCGGCATCCCGCTCGTCTGCGCGCCATGGAGCGACGCCGAGGGTCTCTTCCGCCCCGGCGACTACGCCGTCGCGGAGACGCCCGCCGAGATGGAGGCCACCCTCCTGCGCCTGGTGCGCGGCGAGGACGAGGCGCGCCGGCAGGCGGAGCGCGGGCTGGAGACGATCCTCGCCCGCCACACCTGCGACCACCGCGCGGACGAGCTGCTGCACGTGGTGGAAACACTCGGCGCCGCGGGCAGCGCCGGAACTCGCCCAACCGCCGGAACCGCATGCATCTGA
- a CDS encoding zinc-binding dehydrogenase yields MTDTVATSTMRAARLEGPGQIVMEETAIPGPGAGELRIRLEGCGVCASNLTPWAGAEWMQYPLEPGAMGHEGWGVVDALGDGVSGVRVGDRVAALSYKSYAEYDVAAADAIVPLPAVLDGKPFPGEPLGCAMNIFRRSGISAGQTVAIVGIGFLGALLTRLAADAGARVIAISRRPFSLDVAKEMGAHELIPMDDHWRIIERVKELTGGTFADRVIEAVGKQWPLDLAAEITKERGRLVVAGYHQDGPRQVNMQLWNWRGLDVINAHERDPQVYLDGIRAAVDAVAGGRLDPSSLYTHSYALDELGRALDDTRDRPDGFLKALVTM; encoded by the coding sequence ATGACGGATACAGTAGCGACCTCCACCATGCGCGCGGCGCGGCTGGAGGGGCCGGGGCAGATCGTGATGGAAGAGACCGCGATCCCCGGGCCGGGCGCGGGCGAGCTGCGCATCCGCCTGGAAGGGTGCGGGGTGTGCGCCTCCAACCTCACCCCCTGGGCCGGCGCGGAGTGGATGCAGTACCCGTTGGAGCCCGGCGCCATGGGCCACGAAGGCTGGGGCGTCGTCGATGCGCTTGGCGACGGCGTCAGCGGCGTGCGGGTGGGCGACCGGGTGGCCGCACTCTCGTACAAGTCGTACGCGGAGTACGACGTGGCCGCCGCCGACGCCATCGTCCCGCTCCCGGCCGTGCTCGACGGCAAGCCCTTCCCCGGCGAGCCGCTGGGGTGCGCGATGAACATCTTCCGCCGTAGCGGCATCAGCGCGGGGCAGACGGTGGCCATCGTCGGGATCGGCTTCCTGGGCGCGCTCCTCACGCGCCTGGCGGCGGACGCGGGTGCGCGCGTGATCGCCATCTCGCGGCGCCCCTTTTCGCTCGACGTGGCGAAGGAGATGGGCGCGCACGAGCTGATCCCCATGGACGACCACTGGCGGATCATCGAGCGGGTAAAGGAGCTGACCGGCGGCACCTTTGCCGACCGTGTCATCGAGGCAGTCGGCAAGCAGTGGCCGCTCGACCTCGCCGCCGAGATCACAAAGGAGCGCGGGCGGCTGGTGGTGGCCGGATATCACCAGGACGGGCCGCGTCAGGTCAACATGCAGCTCTGGAACTGGCGTGGGCTGGACGTGATCAACGCCCACGAGCGCGACCCGCAGGTCTATCTCGACGGCATCCGCGCCGCCGTGGACGCGGTCGCCGGCGGGCGCCTGGACCCGTCCTCGCTCTACACGCACAGCTACGCGCTGGACGAGCTGGGCCGCGCCCTGGACGACACCCGCGACCGCCCGGACGGATTCCTGAAGGCGCTCGTCACCATGTAA
- a CDS encoding rhodanese-like domain-containing protein: MILRRFYDEKLAQASWMIGCSGQALVVDPARDVEPYLRAAEEERVRISLVTETHIHADFVSGARELAARTGAQLLLSGEGGADWSYGFDATLLHDGDELTVGNVRIGVMHTPGHTPEHLSFVVTDGNADAPMGVLTGDFVFVGDVGRPDLLERAASQAGTMEAGARTLFRSLRRFAEEVPDFVQLWPGHGAGSACGKALSAIPTSTLGYEKRFNWAFRHADEDGFAAEVLAGQPEPPMYFARMKAINRDGPPLLGEMGRPARIDGARLHELLADGATVVDTRPAAEWARGHVPGTLSVPLGKSFATWAGSVLSYERPFYLIVNDARVDEAVHDLAAIGLDAPGGYATPDVVDAWAAEHDPATLTDADPAEADELRAAGAVEIVDVRNGSEWAAGHIPGSRNLPLGRLSERIGELPRDRPLVVHCQSGARAGVAISLLKARGFSDVRHLAGDWAEWSREGRAAEVGGG, from the coding sequence ATGATCCTCAGGCGCTTCTACGACGAAAAGCTGGCGCAGGCGAGCTGGATGATCGGCTGCTCCGGCCAGGCGCTGGTGGTGGACCCCGCGCGCGACGTGGAGCCGTACCTGCGCGCCGCGGAGGAGGAGCGCGTCCGCATCAGCCTCGTTACCGAGACGCACATCCACGCCGACTTCGTATCCGGCGCGCGCGAGCTGGCGGCGCGCACTGGTGCGCAGCTCCTCCTCTCGGGCGAGGGCGGCGCGGACTGGAGCTACGGCTTCGATGCCACCCTCCTGCACGACGGCGACGAGCTCACGGTGGGCAACGTGCGGATCGGGGTGATGCACACACCGGGGCACACGCCGGAGCACCTGTCGTTCGTGGTGACCGATGGCAACGCCGACGCGCCGATGGGGGTGCTGACCGGCGACTTCGTCTTCGTGGGGGACGTGGGGCGCCCGGATCTGCTGGAGCGCGCCGCCAGCCAGGCCGGCACGATGGAGGCGGGCGCGCGCACCCTCTTCCGCTCCCTGCGCCGCTTCGCGGAAGAGGTGCCGGACTTCGTGCAGCTCTGGCCGGGGCACGGGGCGGGCTCGGCATGCGGAAAGGCACTCAGCGCCATCCCCACCTCCACGCTCGGATACGAGAAGCGCTTCAACTGGGCCTTCCGCCACGCCGACGAGGACGGATTCGCCGCCGAGGTGCTCGCCGGGCAGCCGGAGCCGCCGATGTACTTCGCGCGGATGAAGGCGATCAACCGCGACGGCCCGCCGCTCCTCGGCGAGATGGGTCGCCCAGCGCGCATCGACGGCGCCCGCCTGCACGAGCTGCTCGCGGATGGCGCCACCGTCGTGGACACGCGCCCCGCAGCGGAGTGGGCGCGCGGGCACGTCCCCGGCACGCTCAGCGTACCGCTGGGGAAGAGCTTCGCCACCTGGGCGGGCTCGGTGCTCTCCTACGAGCGGCCGTTCTACCTGATCGTAAACGACGCGCGCGTGGATGAGGCGGTGCACGACCTGGCCGCCATCGGGCTGGACGCCCCGGGCGGCTACGCGACGCCGGACGTGGTGGACGCCTGGGCCGCCGAGCACGACCCCGCCACTCTCACCGACGCAGACCCCGCTGAGGCCGACGAGCTCCGCGCCGCGGGCGCGGTGGAGATCGTGGACGTGCGCAACGGCTCCGAGTGGGCCGCCGGCCACATCCCCGGGAGCCGCAACCTCCCTTTGGGCCGCCTGTCGGAGCGCATTGGCGAGCTTCCGCGCGACCGGCCGCTGGTGGTGCACTGCCAGTCGGGAGCGCGCGCCGGCGTCGCCATCTCGCTTCTCAAGGCGCGCGGGTTCAGCGACGTGCGGCACCTCGCGGGGGACTGGGCGGAGTGGAGCCGGGAGGGGCGGGCGGCGGAGGTGGGCGGGGGGTGA
- a CDS encoding glycosyltransferase yields MKLVVFGLSISSSWGNGHATTYRALLRAFAARGHEVVFYEWDAPWYGGENRDHPDPSYCRLVLYPTWDDVAADAVAEARDADAVIVGSYVNEGPRVIDALASAGVDPLFFYDIDTPVTVAALRTGGAEYLRADQVPLFTRYLSFTGGPFLHEVLEGELGAREARPLYCSVDEARYRPTPVDPALACDLAYMGTYAADRQPVLDRFLVDVARRLPERRFVVAGPQYPDGIRWPANVRHIHHLGPAQHPAFYSSAAWQLNATRADMVAAGWSPSVRLFEAAACGAAMISDRWPGIEAFFTPGREILLPQTTAEVADIVARTHEDDRRAIGHAARERILAEHTAEHRAAELEALVGAPAGIR; encoded by the coding sequence ATGAAGCTCGTCGTCTTCGGCCTGTCGATCTCCTCCAGCTGGGGGAACGGGCACGCCACCACCTACCGCGCGCTGCTGCGGGCCTTCGCGGCGCGCGGGCACGAGGTGGTGTTCTACGAGTGGGACGCGCCCTGGTACGGCGGCGAGAACCGCGACCACCCGGACCCGTCGTACTGCCGCCTCGTCCTCTACCCCACCTGGGACGACGTCGCCGCCGACGCCGTCGCGGAGGCTCGTGACGCGGACGCGGTGATCGTGGGCTCGTACGTCAACGAGGGGCCGCGGGTGATCGACGCCCTTGCCAGCGCGGGCGTCGATCCCCTCTTCTTCTACGACATCGACACGCCGGTGACCGTGGCCGCGCTGCGCACCGGCGGCGCGGAGTACCTGCGCGCGGATCAGGTGCCGCTCTTCACGCGCTACCTGTCGTTCACGGGCGGTCCCTTTCTGCACGAGGTGCTGGAGGGGGAGCTCGGGGCCCGCGAGGCGCGCCCGCTGTACTGCTCCGTGGACGAGGCCCGCTACCGCCCCACGCCCGTGGACCCGGCGCTGGCGTGCGACCTGGCGTACATGGGCACCTACGCGGCGGACCGGCAGCCGGTGCTCGACCGTTTCCTGGTGGACGTGGCGCGGCGCCTGCCGGAGCGGCGCTTCGTGGTGGCGGGGCCGCAGTATCCGGACGGCATCCGCTGGCCGGCCAACGTGCGCCACATCCACCACCTGGGCCCGGCGCAGCACCCGGCGTTCTACAGCAGCGCGGCCTGGCAGCTCAACGCCACCCGCGCGGACATGGTTGCGGCGGGGTGGTCGCCTTCGGTGCGGCTCTTCGAGGCCGCCGCGTGCGGCGCGGCGATGATCTCCGACAGGTGGCCGGGAATCGAGGCGTTCTTCACCCCCGGCCGCGAAATCCTCCTCCCGCAAACGACCGCGGAGGTGGCGGACATCGTCGCACGGACGCACGAGGACGACCGGCGCGCGATCGGGCACGCGGCGCGGGAGCGCATCCTGGCGGAGCACACCGCCGAGCACCGTGCGGCGGAGCTGGAGGCGCTGGTCGGTGCGCCGGCGGGCATCCGATGA
- a CDS encoding NAD-dependent epimerase/dehydratase family protein, protein MSGRTTLVTGGAGFVGSHLVDALLERGHRVRILDNLDPQVHGPEQRRPAWVPDDAELMVGDMRDADAVRRALEGVGVVYHLAAAVGVGQSMYQIADYTATNTLGTAHLLQKLVDDRGQVERVVVASSMSIYGEGRYHRPEGTVAQSPVRPLERLRAGEWEPLDADGAVLSPAPTDEEKPLDPTSIYALTKADQERMVLQIGAAYNIPSVALRFFNIYGPRQALSNPYTGVAAIFSARLLNGERPMIFEDGEQRRDFVSVHDIVQGLLLAAERDEAVGRAINIGSGEAVSVRRVGETLANVLGVEVEPLVTGKYRIGDIRNCYADITRAREVLGYEPRVTFEAGMEELVGWLREQERPEDRVESHAAELAARGLTL, encoded by the coding sequence GTGTCGGGTCGGACGACGTTGGTGACGGGAGGGGCGGGGTTCGTGGGGAGCCACCTGGTGGACGCGCTGCTGGAGCGCGGGCACCGGGTGCGCATCCTGGACAACCTCGATCCGCAGGTCCACGGACCGGAACAGCGGCGCCCCGCCTGGGTCCCCGACGACGCCGAGCTGATGGTGGGCGACATGCGCGACGCCGACGCGGTCCGCCGCGCCCTGGAGGGCGTGGGGGTCGTCTATCACCTTGCCGCGGCGGTCGGTGTGGGGCAGTCAATGTACCAGATCGCGGATTACACGGCAACGAACACCCTGGGCACCGCGCACCTCCTCCAGAAGCTGGTGGACGACCGCGGGCAGGTGGAGCGCGTGGTTGTGGCGTCCTCCATGTCCATCTACGGCGAAGGGCGTTATCATCGGCCCGAAGGAACCGTCGCGCAGTCGCCGGTGCGCCCGCTGGAGCGGCTGCGCGCGGGCGAGTGGGAGCCGCTGGACGCCGACGGGGCCGTGCTCTCTCCCGCGCCCACCGACGAGGAGAAGCCGCTCGACCCCACCTCCATCTACGCCCTCACCAAGGCGGACCAGGAGCGGATGGTGCTGCAGATCGGCGCGGCGTACAACATCCCCAGCGTGGCGCTGCGCTTCTTCAACATCTACGGGCCCCGTCAGGCGCTCTCCAATCCGTACACGGGTGTGGCCGCCATCTTCAGCGCGCGGCTGCTGAACGGCGAGCGGCCCATGATCTTCGAAGACGGCGAGCAGCGGCGCGACTTCGTGTCGGTGCACGACATCGTACAGGGGCTCCTGCTGGCCGCCGAGCGCGACGAGGCGGTGGGAAGGGCGATCAACATCGGCAGCGGCGAGGCGGTCTCCGTGCGGCGCGTGGGCGAGACGCTGGCCAACGTGCTGGGGGTGGAGGTGGAGCCGCTGGTGACCGGCAAGTACCGGATCGGCGACATCCGCAACTGCTATGCGGACATCACGCGGGCGCGCGAGGTGCTGGGCTACGAGCCGCGCGTGACCTTCGAGGCGGGGATGGAGGAGCTGGTGGGGTGGCTGAGGGAGCAGGAGCGGCCCGAGGACAGGGTGGAGAGCCATGCCGCCGAGCTCGCGGCGCGCGGACTGACGCTTTGA